The Musa acuminata AAA Group cultivar baxijiao chromosome BXJ1-3, Cavendish_Baxijiao_AAA, whole genome shotgun sequence genome window below encodes:
- the LOC135583234 gene encoding oligopeptide transporter 7-like isoform X2 — protein MDKPQEEEEQRQITSPLLASDPSTSASSSSSPPPRKEVEEEEEEENSPIEQVALTVPVNDDPATPVLTFRMWVLGTASCVLLAFLNQFFWYRKEPLSITSISAQIAVVPLGHLMASTITDRVFFRGSRWEFTLNPGPFNMKEHVLITIFANSGAGSVYAIHIVSAVRIFYQKHITFFVSLLVVITTQVLGFGWAGMFRRYLVEPAPMWWPQNLVQVSLFRALHEKEGRPKGGMTRNQFFMVAFFCSFAYYVLPGHLFSVLTSLSWMCWIFPRSVLAQQLGSGLHGLGIGAIGLDWATISSYLSSPLASPWFATANVAAGFALIMYVITPAAYWLNLYNAKTFPIFSDGLFTSTGQSYNISGIIDPNFHLDIKTYEKNGPLYLSALFAMTYGVGFASLTATISHVLLFHGSQIWQMSKSAFKEKMDIHTRLMSRYDQVPHWWFIILLVANVALTIFACEYFIDQLQLPWWGVLLACFIAVFFTLPFGIIKATTNQTPGLNVITEYIIGYLYPGRPVANMCFKVYGFISMKQALLFLQDFKLGHYMKIPPRTMFMAQVVGTLIAALVYLGTAWWLMETIPDICNTKLLPSDSPWTCPGDHVFYDASVIWGLIGPRRIFGDLGTYSNINWFFLAGALAPLLVWLAHKAFPEQEWIRLINMPVLIGATGSMPPATAVNYTTWVVVGFLSGYVIYRYRREWWQRHNYVLSGALDAGLAFMGVLLYMCLGLEKVRLNWWGNHLDGCPLASCPTSPGVVVEGTNQ, from the exons ATGGACAAGCCtcaagaggaagaagagcagCGCCAGATCACATCTCCCCTGC TCGCCTCCGATCCCTCCACCTCGGCGTCGtcctcgtcatctccaccaccacgaaaggaggtggaggaagaggaagaggaagagaactcGCCCATCGAGCAGGTGGCCTTGACGGTGCCGGTCAATGACGACCCCGCGACGCCCGTCCTCACCTTCCGCATGTGGGTCCTGGGAACAGCCTCCTGCGTGCTGCTCGCCTTCCTGAACCAGTTCTTCTGGTACCGGAAGGAGCCGCTCTCCATCACCTCCATCTCCGCCCAGATCGCGGTGGTGCCGCTGGGCCACCTCATGGCCTCCACCATCACCGACCGCGTCTTCTTCAGGGGGAGCCGGTGGGAGTTCACCCTCAACCCGGGCCCTTTCAACATGAAGGAGCACGTCCTCATCACCATCTTCGCCAACTCCGGCGCCGGCAGCGTCTACGCCATCCACATCGTCAGCGCCGTCAGGATATTCTACCAGAAGCACATCACCTTCTTCGTCTCCTTACTCGTCGTCATCACCACACAG GTTCTCGGCTTCGGGTGGGCTGGGATGTTCCGGCGGTACCTGGTGGAGCCGGCGCCGATGTGGTGGCCGCAAAATCTGGTGCAGGTCTCACTGTTCAG AGCCCTGCACGAGAAAGAAGGTCGCCCCAAAGGTGGCATGACTCGGAACCAGTTCTTCATGGTGGCCTTCTTCTGTAGCTTTGCCTACTACGTTCTCCCAGGCCATCTCTTCTCCGTGCTCACCTCCCTCTCCTGGATGTGCTGGATCTTCCCTCGGTCCGTCCTTGCCCAGCAGCTCGGTTCTGGCCTCCATGGCCTCGGCATCGGCGCCATCGGCCTGGACTGGGCCACCATCTCCTCCTACCTCAGCAGCCCCCTGGCCAGCCCTTGGTTTGCGACTGCCAATGTCGCGGCTGGCTTTGCGCTCATCATGTATGTCATCACGCCCGCTGCGTACTGGCTCAACCTCTACAACGCCAAGACCTTCCCCATCTTCTCCGATGGCCTCTTCACATCCACCGGGCAGAGCTACAACATCTCCGGCATCATAGACCCCAACTTCCACCTCGACATCAAGACCTACGAGAAGAATGGTCCGCTCTACCTGAGCGCACTCTTCGCAATGACCTACGGCGTCGGCTTTGCCTCTCTCACGGCGACCATCTCTCATGTTCTTCTCTTCCATGGAAG CCAAATATGGCAGATGAGCAAGTCAGCATTCAAAGAGAAGATGGATATCCATACGAGGCTAATGAGCAGATACGACCAGGTCCCGCACTGGTGGTTCATCATCCTCCTCGTTGCCAACGTTGCTCTTACCATCTTCGCATGTGAGTACTTCATCGATCAGCTCCAGCTGCCTTGGTGGGGAGTACTACTAGCCTGCTTCATCGCCGTTTTCTTCACGCTCCCCTTCGGAATCATCAAAGCCACCACGAACCAG ACACCGGGACTAAACGTCATTACAGAGTACATCATCGGATACTTGTATCCCGGACGCCCAGTCGCAAACATGTGTTTTAAGGTATACGGATTCATCAGCATGAAACAGGCCTTGTTGTTCTTGCAAGACTTCAAATTGGGGCACTACATGAAGATACCACCCAGAACCATGTTCATGGCACAG GTTGTGGGCACCTTGATTGCTGCACTCGTATATTTGGGAACTGCATGGTGGCTTATGGAGACCATTCCCGACATCTGCAACACCAAGCTCCTGCCTTCGGACAGTCCATGGACGTGCCCCGGTGACCACGTCTTCTACGACGCCTCTGTCATCTGGGGTCTCATTGGTCCACGCAGGATCTTTGGAGACCTCGGCACCTACTCCAACATCAACTGGTTCTTCCTGGCTGGTGCGCTGGCGCCTCTGCTCGTCTGGCTTGCGCATAAAGCCTTCCCAGAGCAAGAGTGGATCCGCCTCATAAACATGCCCGTACTGATCGGCGCCACTGGATCGATGCCGCCGGCAACAGCTGTGAATTACACGACATGGGTCGTTGTCGGTTTCCTCTCAGGTTATGTGATCTACAGGTACAGGCGTGAGTGGTGGCAGCGGCACAACTATGTGCTCTCTGGTGCTCTGGATGCAGGGCTGGCATTCATGGGCGTGTTGCTGTATATGTGCTTGGGATTGGAGAAGGTGAGACTCAATTGGTGGGGGAATCACTTGGATGGGTGTCCTCTGGCTTCCTGCCCAACATCTCCGGGTGTCGTCGTCGAAG GTACAAATCAGTGA
- the LOC103977989 gene encoding homeobox-leucine zipper protein ROC5-like produces MRAQASTEDQLWREKNQEKEGYLMSFGGLSDGRSGGALAYGNAAMTAGELSPPQLISQRLPNSAFISPRLSLGLQSNVDGQIDMSRMAGVGGGSDVGSAKRSKDDENESRSESDNLEAISGDDVDQENPRKKKRHHRHTPQQIQELEALFKDCPHPDEKQRLELSRRLCLESRQVKFWFQNRRTQMKTQIERFENTKLRQENDKMRAANMAIREATQSAACKNCGGPVMLGNVSVERLQLRLENARLKEELDRLCAIAKKFLGKSVSSLAGHISPNMPSSVLEIGVGNNIFAGFNSVVAPTISALPDYLPGFSSNPLDAVAPTMGKNMEALLGSDRSMLLELALAAMEELMSMAQMEEPLWLASSQGGPKALNYEQYRRTFRPIAGISPVGSVSEASRETRIVSIDSVALVETLMDASRWVHMFPSIVAKATTTELISSGVSGTRDGALQLMQAELHVLSPLVAVREVSFLRFCKQHAEGVWAVVDVAVDGIRADVSSANCRRLPSGCLVQDMPDGYSKVTWVEHAEYDEGQVHHLYRPLLRSGQAFGAGRWVATLQRQCECLATLVSSTAVARDETASITASGQRSMLKLARRMTNAFCAGVCASPAHGWSKLASETIGEDVRVMSRMSVNVPGEPAGLVLSVATSVWIPAPPKRLFDFLCETRFRSKWDILSNGGPMCEMAHIAKGQEAANRVSLIWATATNASQTSMMLLQETYTDASGAMLVYAPVDIPAMHLVMNGGDSAHVALLPSGFAIVPDGAGYRGELTEEHHSDGAATAGSGSLLTIGFQILVNGQPTEKLTAETVDTVNGLISCTVQKIKAAVHSEI; encoded by the exons atgaGAGCACAAGCTAGCACGGAGGACCAACTCTGGAGGGAGAAGAACCAAGAAAAGGAAGGATATTTGATGAGCTTTGGGGGGTTATCAGACGGCAGATCAGGAGGCGCTCTAGCTTACGGCAACGCGGCCATGACCGCCGGAGAGTTATCTCCGCCGCAGCTCATCTCCCAGAGGCTCCCAAACTCCGCCTTCATTTCTCCCCGCCTCTCCCTCGGCCTG CAATCGAACGTGGATGGACAGATAGACATGAGCAGGATGGCAGGCGTCGGCGGTGGCAGTGACGTGGGTTCGGCCAAGAGGAGCAAGGACGATGAGAATGAGAGCAGATCGGAGAGCGACAACTTGGAAGCCATATCCGGTGACGACGTCGATCAGGAGAATCCTCGCAAGAAAAAGAGACACCACCGCCATACTCCGCAACAGATCCAGGAACTCGAAGC TCTGTTCAAGGATTGCCCCCACCCGGATGAGAAGCAAAGGCTGGAACTGAGCAGGAGGCTATGCTTGGAGAGCAGACAAGTCAAGTTCTGGTTCCAGAATCGACGCACCCAAATGAAG ACGCAAATCGAGCGCTTCGAGAACACGAAGCTCCGGCAGGAAAACGACAAGATGAGGGCGGCGAACATGGCGATTCGAGAAGCAACGCAGAGCGCGGCTTGCAAGAACTGCGGAGGTCCGGTCATGCTCGGCAATGTCTCGGTGGAACGGCTGCAACTTAGACTGGAGAACGCTCGGTTAAAGGAAGAGCTCGACCGGCTGTGCGCAATCGCCAAGAAGTTTCTGGGGAAGTCCGTCTCCTCTTTGGCCGGCCACATCTCTCCGAACATGCCGAGCTCGGTTTTGGAGATCGGAGTCGGGAACAATATCTTCGCGGGGTTCAACTCCGTCGTCGCTCCGACTATTTCCGCTTTGCCCGACTATTTGCCGGGGTTCAGCAGCAACCCACTGGATGCTGTCGCTCCGACCATGGGCAAGAACATGGAGGCGCTGCTGGGGAGCGACAGGAGCATGCTCTTGGAGCTTGCATTGGCTGCAATGGAAGAGCTAATGAGCATGGCGCAGATGGAGGAGCCACTTTGGCTTGCGAGCTCACAAGGTGGTCCCAAGGCACTGAACTACGAGCAGTACCGCCGGACGTTTCGCCCCATCGCCGGGATATCGCCGGTTGGGTCTGTGTCAGAGGCCTCGAGGGAGACGAGGATAGTGTCCATTGACAGCGTCGCCCTCGTCGAGACCCTAATGGATGCG AGTCGTTGGGTTCATATGTTCCCAAGTATCGTGGCCAAGGCCACCACCACGGAGTTGATATCCAGCGGCGTGAGTGGAACAAGAGACGGCGCCCTCCAACTC ATGCAGGCGGAGCTTCACGTCCTCTCCCCGCTGGTGGCAGTGCGCGAGGTGAGCTTTCTCAGGTTCTGCAAGCAGCACGCGGAGGGCGTTTGGGCCGTGGTCGATGTCGCCGTTGACGGCATCAGAGCAGATGTCTCTTCTGCTAACTGCAGGAGGCTGCCGTCTGGTTGCCTGGTGCAAGACATGCCGGATGGCTACTCCAAG GTCACCTGGGTGGAGCACGCGGAGTACGACGAAGGCCAAGTGCATCATCTGTATCGCCCGCTGCTCCGCTCCGGCCAGGCGTTCGGCGCCGGACGCTGGGTGGCCACCCTACAGCGCCAGTGCGAGTGCCTTGCCACCCTCGTGTCCTCCACCGCCGTGGCCCGCGACGAGACTG CATCGATAACGGCGAGCGGGCAGAGGAGCATGTTGAAGCTGGCGCGTCGGATGACCAACGCCTTCTGCGCCGGGGTCTGCGCGTCGCCCGCGCATGGGTGGAGCAAGCTGGCGTCGGAGACCATCGGGGAGGACGTGCGGGTGATGTCGAGGATGAGCGTGAACGTACCGGGTGAGCCGGCGGGGTTGGTGCTCAGCGTGGCCACATCGGTGTGGATCCCCGCGCCGCCCAAGCGGCTGTTCGACTTCCTATGCGAGACCAGATTCCGCAGCAAGTGGGACATCCTCTCCAACGGCGGGCCGATGTGCGAGATGGCGCACATCGCCAAAGGCCAGGAAGCAGCCAACCGCGTCTCCCTCATATGGGCCACT GCCACGAACGCCAGCCAAACCAGCATGATGCTACTGCAGGAGACCTACACCGACGCTTCCGGCGCAATGCTGGTGTACGCGCCGGTGGACATCCCAGCCATGCACCTAGTGATGAACGGCGGCGACTCCGCCCACGTCGCCCTCCTCCCTTCCGGTTTCGCCATCGTCCCCGATGGCGCCGGCTACCGAGGAGAGCTCACCGAAGAGCACCACAGCGACGGCGCCGCCACCGCCGGCTCCGGTTCGCTGCTGACCATCGGGTTCCAGATTCTGGTGAACGGCCAGCCGACGGAAAAGCTTACGGCGGAGACGGTGGACACCGTCAACGGCCTCATCTCATGCACGGTTCAGAAGATCAAGGCTGCAGTCCACAGCGAGATCTGA
- the LOC103977994 gene encoding RNA-binding protein 1: protein MADAYWRYGDARHQAAAAAMAPPPATLKRPRAEYQYVPSGSDVFAYYPREDEGTAHPTVRDTESLGASYDRYLRNGISSYGAGESVRPVGGGINNQPIDDRRIISIGSLDGRSAGYGGRRPEPPLPPDASNTLFVEGLPADCTRREVSHIFRPFVGFQEVRLVNKESRHPGADPLVLCFVDFATTAQAAIALEALQGYKFDESDRESANLRLQFARFPGPRSFSGPRGRR from the exons ATGGCCGATGCATACTGGAGGTACGGCGATGCGCGCCACCAGGCGGCTGCGGCGGCGATGGCGCCTCCCCCCGCCACTCTCAAGCGACCTCGTGCGGAGTACCAGT ATGTGCCTAGTGGTTCCGACGTGTTTGCCTATTACCCTCGTGAGGATGAAGGGACTGCGCATCCTACTGTCAGGGATACTGAATCCCTTGGGGCTTCATATGATCGTTACTTACGCAATGGG ATTTCTTCTTATGGTGCTGGTGAGTCTGTTAGGCCTGTGGGTGGAGGAATTAATAACCAACCTATTGATGATCGACGAATCATCAGTATCGGAAGCTTGGATGGTCGGAGTGCTGGATATGGTGGCAGAAGGCCTGAACCTCCGCTTCCTCCAGATGCTTCAAATACTTTATTTGTGGAGGGCCTCCCTGCTGACTGTACACGCAGGGAAGTCTCTC ACATTTTCCGCCCTTTTGTAGGGTTCCAAGAGGTGAGACTTGTGAACAAGGAATCCAGACAT CCTGGGGCTGATCCACTTGTCCTATGCTTTGTTGATTTTGCCACTACAGCCCAAGCTGCAATTGCATTGGAAGCTTTGCAAG GTTATAAATTTGACGAAAGCGATCGAGAATCAGCCAACTTGAGGCTGCAGTTTGCTCGCTTTCCTGGTCCGAGGTCATTCAGTGGACCTCGTGGCAGGCGTTGA
- the LOC135583234 gene encoding oligopeptide transporter 7-like isoform X1, producing the protein MDKPQEEEEQRQITSPLLASDPSTSASSSSSPPPRKEVEEEEEEENSPIEQVALTVPVNDDPATPVLTFRMWVLGTASCVLLAFLNQFFWYRKEPLSITSISAQIAVVPLGHLMASTITDRVFFRGSRWEFTLNPGPFNMKEHVLITIFANSGAGSVYAIHIVSAVRIFYQKHITFFVSLLVVITTQVLGFGWAGMFRRYLVEPAPMWWPQNLVQVSLFRALHEKEGRPKGGMTRNQFFMVAFFCSFAYYVLPGHLFSVLTSLSWMCWIFPRSVLAQQLGSGLHGLGIGAIGLDWATISSYLSSPLASPWFATANVAAGFALIMYVITPAAYWLNLYNAKTFPIFSDGLFTSTGQSYNISGIIDPNFHLDIKTYEKNGPLYLSALFAMTYGVGFASLTATISHVLLFHGSQIWQMSKSAFKEKMDIHTRLMSRYDQVPHWWFIILLVANVALTIFACEYFIDQLQLPWWGVLLACFIAVFFTLPFGIIKATTNQTPGLNVITEYIIGYLYPGRPVANMCFKVYGFISMKQALLFLQDFKLGHYMKIPPRTMFMAQVVGTLIAALVYLGTAWWLMETIPDICNTKLLPSDSPWTCPGDHVFYDASVIWGLIGPRRIFGDLGTYSNINWFFLAGALAPLLVWLAHKAFPEQEWIRLINMPVLIGATGSMPPATAVNYTTWVVVGFLSGYVIYRYRREWWQRHNYVLSGALDAGLAFMGVLLYMCLGLEKVRLNWWGNHLDGCPLASCPTSPGVVVEGCPVF; encoded by the exons ATGGACAAGCCtcaagaggaagaagagcagCGCCAGATCACATCTCCCCTGC TCGCCTCCGATCCCTCCACCTCGGCGTCGtcctcgtcatctccaccaccacgaaaggaggtggaggaagaggaagaggaagagaactcGCCCATCGAGCAGGTGGCCTTGACGGTGCCGGTCAATGACGACCCCGCGACGCCCGTCCTCACCTTCCGCATGTGGGTCCTGGGAACAGCCTCCTGCGTGCTGCTCGCCTTCCTGAACCAGTTCTTCTGGTACCGGAAGGAGCCGCTCTCCATCACCTCCATCTCCGCCCAGATCGCGGTGGTGCCGCTGGGCCACCTCATGGCCTCCACCATCACCGACCGCGTCTTCTTCAGGGGGAGCCGGTGGGAGTTCACCCTCAACCCGGGCCCTTTCAACATGAAGGAGCACGTCCTCATCACCATCTTCGCCAACTCCGGCGCCGGCAGCGTCTACGCCATCCACATCGTCAGCGCCGTCAGGATATTCTACCAGAAGCACATCACCTTCTTCGTCTCCTTACTCGTCGTCATCACCACACAG GTTCTCGGCTTCGGGTGGGCTGGGATGTTCCGGCGGTACCTGGTGGAGCCGGCGCCGATGTGGTGGCCGCAAAATCTGGTGCAGGTCTCACTGTTCAG AGCCCTGCACGAGAAAGAAGGTCGCCCCAAAGGTGGCATGACTCGGAACCAGTTCTTCATGGTGGCCTTCTTCTGTAGCTTTGCCTACTACGTTCTCCCAGGCCATCTCTTCTCCGTGCTCACCTCCCTCTCCTGGATGTGCTGGATCTTCCCTCGGTCCGTCCTTGCCCAGCAGCTCGGTTCTGGCCTCCATGGCCTCGGCATCGGCGCCATCGGCCTGGACTGGGCCACCATCTCCTCCTACCTCAGCAGCCCCCTGGCCAGCCCTTGGTTTGCGACTGCCAATGTCGCGGCTGGCTTTGCGCTCATCATGTATGTCATCACGCCCGCTGCGTACTGGCTCAACCTCTACAACGCCAAGACCTTCCCCATCTTCTCCGATGGCCTCTTCACATCCACCGGGCAGAGCTACAACATCTCCGGCATCATAGACCCCAACTTCCACCTCGACATCAAGACCTACGAGAAGAATGGTCCGCTCTACCTGAGCGCACTCTTCGCAATGACCTACGGCGTCGGCTTTGCCTCTCTCACGGCGACCATCTCTCATGTTCTTCTCTTCCATGGAAG CCAAATATGGCAGATGAGCAAGTCAGCATTCAAAGAGAAGATGGATATCCATACGAGGCTAATGAGCAGATACGACCAGGTCCCGCACTGGTGGTTCATCATCCTCCTCGTTGCCAACGTTGCTCTTACCATCTTCGCATGTGAGTACTTCATCGATCAGCTCCAGCTGCCTTGGTGGGGAGTACTACTAGCCTGCTTCATCGCCGTTTTCTTCACGCTCCCCTTCGGAATCATCAAAGCCACCACGAACCAG ACACCGGGACTAAACGTCATTACAGAGTACATCATCGGATACTTGTATCCCGGACGCCCAGTCGCAAACATGTGTTTTAAGGTATACGGATTCATCAGCATGAAACAGGCCTTGTTGTTCTTGCAAGACTTCAAATTGGGGCACTACATGAAGATACCACCCAGAACCATGTTCATGGCACAG GTTGTGGGCACCTTGATTGCTGCACTCGTATATTTGGGAACTGCATGGTGGCTTATGGAGACCATTCCCGACATCTGCAACACCAAGCTCCTGCCTTCGGACAGTCCATGGACGTGCCCCGGTGACCACGTCTTCTACGACGCCTCTGTCATCTGGGGTCTCATTGGTCCACGCAGGATCTTTGGAGACCTCGGCACCTACTCCAACATCAACTGGTTCTTCCTGGCTGGTGCGCTGGCGCCTCTGCTCGTCTGGCTTGCGCATAAAGCCTTCCCAGAGCAAGAGTGGATCCGCCTCATAAACATGCCCGTACTGATCGGCGCCACTGGATCGATGCCGCCGGCAACAGCTGTGAATTACACGACATGGGTCGTTGTCGGTTTCCTCTCAGGTTATGTGATCTACAGGTACAGGCGTGAGTGGTGGCAGCGGCACAACTATGTGCTCTCTGGTGCTCTGGATGCAGGGCTGGCATTCATGGGCGTGTTGCTGTATATGTGCTTGGGATTGGAGAAGGTGAGACTCAATTGGTGGGGGAATCACTTGGATGGGTGTCCTCTGGCTTCCTGCCCAACATCTCCGGGTGTCGTCGTCGAAGGTTGCCCCGTGTTCTGA
- the LOC135621898 gene encoding rhodanese-like domain-containing protein 14, chloroplastic, translating into MLASAAAATAITKPSLSCSGLRFSSDINSIPPSTPVAAAAGFRSSCSAARSFRVRSAATKPAKSPAEEDWKTKRELLLQKRVRSVDVKEALRLQKENNFVILDVRPEAEFKEAHPPGAINVQIYRLIKEWTAWDIARRAAFAFFGIFSGTEENPEFIQSVESKLDKDAKIIVACSTGGTTKPSQNLPEGQQSRSLIAAYLLVLNGYKNVYHLEGGLYTWFKEGLPAAAVAAEEE; encoded by the exons ATGcttgcttctgctgctgctgctactgctatcACAAAGCCAAGCCTCTCCTGTTCCGGACTTCGCTTCTCTTCCGACATCAATTCGATCCCTCCCTCGACGCCGGTGGCCGCCGCGGCCGGCTTCCGGTCCTCCTGCTCCGCCGCTCGCTCGTTCCGCGTCAGAAGCGCCGCCACGAAACCTGCGAAATCACCTG CCGAAGAAGACTGGAAGACCAAGCGTGAGCTTCTCCTTCAGAAGAGG GTCCGTAGTGTTGACGTAAAGGAAGCACTgcgtctccaaaaagaaaacaattTTGTAATTTTGGATGTCCGTCCTGAAGCAGAATTTAAGGag GCTCATCCACCCGGTGCAATCAATGTACAAATATACAGGCTTATAAAGGAATGGACCGCATGGGATATTGCTAGGCGCGCTGCTTTCGCATTCTTTGGCATATTCTCTGGCACAGAAGAGAATCCCGAGTTTATCCAGA GTGTGGAGTCAAAACTTGATAAGGATGCAAAAATCATTGTAGCATGTTCAACCGGAGGAACAACGAAACCATCACAAAATCTTCCAGAGGGCCAACAGTCCAG GTCTTTAATAGCAGCATATTTGCTGGTGCTGAATGGGTATAAAAATGTATACCACCTGGAGGGAGGGCTCTACACATGGTTCAAAGAAGGCCtgcctgctgctgctgttgctgcagaAGAAGAATGA